In Schistocerca nitens isolate TAMUIC-IGC-003100 chromosome 10, iqSchNite1.1, whole genome shotgun sequence, a single window of DNA contains:
- the LOC126209877 gene encoding OCIA domain-containing protein 1-like, with protein GYFKAHPRFGATPKVIVAGLLGYFVGKVSYQSRCAEKLMQLPNSRIGEALRQRKRQGNQEILTMDPSFGAGVSLPTFGSLDTFSDVGPQHDLDSGYPVSAGLDDTYRPTLDSPAFEEEMPPPEAQQRSTTYEELRRKNREEYEQKKTKPYRGITGTDEVPTVIRQQTPLEEQAPKRPTPPPSWNKPKNKYGDVWEE; from the coding sequence ggttacttcaaggctcACCCTCGTTTCGGTGCCACCCCAAAAGTCATTGTGGCAGGCCTCTTGGGTTATTTTGTGGGGAAAGTATCATACCAGAGCAGATGTGCTGAGAAATTGATGCAGCTTCCCAACAGTCGTATTGGAGAAGCTCTAAGGCAAAGGAAGAgacaaggaaatcaagaaatactaacAATGGATCCAAGTTTTGGTGCTGGAGTGTCATTACCAACATTTGGAAGTTTGGATACATTCTCAGATGTAGGGCCACAACATGACTTGGATTCTGGATACCCAGTGAGTGCAGGGTTAGATGATACATACAGGCCAACTCTTGACTCACCagcatttgaagaagagatgccTCCGCCTGAGGCACAGCAGCGTTCTACAACATACGAAGAACTACGTAGGAAGAACAGAGAAGAATATgagcaaaagaaaacaaaaccataCAGAGGTATAACGGGTACTGATGAAGTGCCTACTGTAATTCGTCAACAAACACCATTGGAGGAACAGGCACCTAAAAGACCTACACCACCACCTTCatggaacaaaccaaaaaacaaatatGGAGATGTGTGGGAAGAATAA